The Labrus bergylta chromosome 14, fLabBer1.1, whole genome shotgun sequence region CTGATATTCTTCTCTTCAACTGGGTATGGAGGGTTCTTGTCAAACTTTAGACATGAGATAGCCAATAGCTCAACCTGTAGAATATAGGCAGAATTTTGGCATATGGAGTGTTCAGATTGTGTATCTATGCGCATGCATGTTGGTCCTTGTGTGTTGTGATGGGGCTCAGAGGCTGCATGGCAGGGGAGACTGTCCCtcaaaagaggaggagggctgttcAGGCTGTGATGATGGAACGGTAGACAACTCCTTGCTGTCCAGTAGGAAGCCTCGTTGTAGCTGAGGGGCGGGGTCAGGTTCAGCAAGGGTCGCATCTTCCTGGATTGAGGAATGCGAGGACGAGTGGAGACAGACCGAGGGGTGCATGCCCAAAgtgtcagaggaagaggagaaggaggaagacgGAGATGGATCATCTGCGGGAGACTCAGATTCAGTCACAAGTGGGGGAagaggagaagatgaagaaCAAGATGGTGTTGCTGGAGTGTCGAGCGTGTGGGGAGGAGCAGTGGTgtcaccagaggaggaggaggaggaggaggtttctCTATCTGACATAGCAGGTCCATtatctccctccttctcctctttcccATTGTCTGTAGAAGCACCACCGTTTTGCTCTTTTTTGGTTTCTTCTTGCCCTGCagggctctgattggctgcaggggTGTCTTGGTTGGGGACTGTGGTGGTTGGTGATTGGCTCTTGAGCTGAGAGTGACAGAGGGGACATGTCTCCTGGACATAAAGCCATTTCTTCAGACAGCCAGCGTGGAAGAAATGACTACAGGGAGTGATCACAGCACTGTTCATGTCCTGAaaagaattagaaaaaaaatacagcttcAGATGACTTCTTTTCCATGTCCTCTCTATGAttaaacacaaccacacaaaccTAGCCCATACCTGGTAGCAGATAGCGCAGATGTCGTTGTACTGCTCCAGCTGTGTATTGCTAGCCGTGGGGAGGCTTTTGATCTTGTTTACAGCATCTCTCCTGAGGAGGAAGCTTTGCCAGCCCAGCTGTGCTCTGAGCCACACGTTATAGTACGAGTGGACCAGGATGATGGTGCTGCCCATCACACTCCACTCCCCGAATACAGTCTCCGACACACCAtagcacaccacacacaccgcTACCTGGCAGGGGGGGGAAATCAGAAACAGTTATGCTTAGATGACTTCATTTTGTATGTCAATGAtgccacttttttttgttgtgtgccATTATGAtactgtgtgtacatgtgttacACCTACCAGAAACTCCAGCAATCTGTAGGTACCGTTGACACAGTAAATAACTTCATCCATGTTCTCCACTGGAGCCTTACGAAACTCTTCCACCATGAACAGCACATAGATCAGCAGAGTGCCAAGAACCTGGGGATGTTTGAGGAAAGTGTGTTAGCATTTTGGTCTAACTTAATTCATAAAACAAGGTGCAGATGCCGAAGTATCCTCACTGAATTTTTCTTGGTACTGTGTGAAATACAGTTTGGCGTTTAAACTGCTGTCTGCTTGTGTGTTACCTGCAGTGAtgtgaggatggaggaggagatgatgatgaGAAGCCAGAAGTCCATGTGAAAGAACTGACAGATCATGTAGGCCATGTAGGCTGGAAAGATCAGCaggaacagacacagagacacagctctGAAGTGCTTCCACAAACTCCTACAggacacacagagcaggaacCAAAGAGAAGACCATTAGCAACTTTAGTGTCTTCCAAAGTGTCCCTAACACGTTGAGGAATAACACAAAAATGTCAACTAGTTTTGACCTTTAAATGTGTTGCCAAATTTTTAATTCACAGTGAGAGTTTGCACTTGGCATTTTTCTTTACGGAAATCTGTTTTAATAGACATGTGGTACCTTATTGTTTAAGATACATCAATTTTTAAATGCTTAGGGACGTAAAACTACAACTTCTTACTTGTCTCTGGATGCTCCCAAGGCCAGGACTATGGGGTCAGCTATCTCCAGCATGGACTGCAGGATGGAAGCAACAACAATGAAGAGGatgatggagaggaggaaggctCGGTGGATGACCTGAAGCTCGATCAGGCCGGTCTGAACAGCGAGGATCAGCAGGGTGATGCCTTCTGTCATCCCtctgcacagacagagagagacaggaaacaaacGTGATTCAAAATGTAGCTACAAACCAACAGACAtcttgaaaacacacaaacacacacgcaaatATACACTTGCTCTAACCTGTGCATTGTGTTGTCATTCATAAAGGCTCTGTAACCTTGCAGGTAGAACTTGCAGAGTGTGAGAACTCCCAGAGCAATAAAGGAGACGGTGAAAACCAGACCGAGCAGGGAGTACGGTGTGCTGCAACATTCTGCAATACTGAGGACCAGGAGGGAGGtggagcaaaaagaagaaagagataagacacaaacaaacaaaaaaagagaagttttttctttttaatctaaCTCCACCATAACTGCTGCTATGATGCTATTAGCTGTGTAGCTTGTAACTCACAAATGTCAACTACTGTCATGTTTGTAAGCCACTTTGTTTAGCAGGAAAGGGGAACCAATTCTATTAGACTTCCTGCAGTTCTTTTACCGAGCCATTAGTCTTAGTAGCAGATGTTAAAGAACAATTAAAAGCCCCTACTGTCATAATTTGTCAaaaagtcttttaaaaataatcatcCTTAGATCAGACCAGGAGACCTAAAATATACTCAGTAGGCTGATTTATTCTGAGAGCAGGAGTCTACAAACCATCAACAAACCCCTTGATAGGTAGGTAATGAGTGGGCCATGTAGTCCATTCAGCACATTTTTGTAATCGCCACTATTACTGGACGGGTTTGCTACAGATATTAAATCACAGCCAGGAATGACTTATTTTAGATAAATACATTGATCCATGAACATATCATATAATGTCTTCCTTTCCTTTACATTTTACTACTAGTGtacagtgtgtttctgttttctatcCTACatgattttgttcattttgataAAAGACACTGTACCCATACTACATCACAGTTTAACGCCACATACTGGACTGTATAAGGTAGTTTAGTGTGTggtttttcaaactgttttgtgCAGGGCTCACCCTTTACAAAATATCCATGGTGATCAGTAAACAAATGCAGGCTAAAGAGTGTGTGATGTACAGTGTGTGATGTCCCATGCTTCTTCAGACTTACCTGGTCAGAAAGAGGAAAAGTAGCCTCTCCCGTGAGGTAGGCTGGTCTCTGGTGCTGAAGTAGGAGTAGATCTGCAGCgcaaacagcagcagccagaAACACATGAAGAGAACAGGGAGGACTAGCTGGTTCCATAGAGACATACCCAGAGCTAGCAGTCCGTACACTTCCACCACCTGAGGACAGAGAGCGAGATAGAGGCGGAGAGGAGATCAAGGTCATTGgcacagagaaaagaaagggaTAAGAAATACAACGGGACTACTTTATTCAAAATCTACTAATACATTTTgagtaaaacatgaaacatcagGCCACATAGCTATTTTTCTTCACCTGAGCCAGCTCCCTGTAGGCAGTCTTTGCCAGGTTGTATGGTACCAACAAGTTAGAAGCCAGGAAGTAAATGACCTCCAGGCCTGTGAAGATCATGGAGAATTTATTGATGAAGACGATGGTCTCCAGTGGGACCAGACACAGTCTGGCAACCAGAGGGAGGAGGTGAGCAGAAAAGAGCCAAATCCTCTTGGTCTGCATCACACAGGAACACAGCGTACACACCACCAGCTGacctaaaagacaaaaaagatcaaatgagGGGACAGAACAGAAGGAACATGCCTAAAACGTCACATATGCATATATGAATCTGCACACTGTAAACAATGTGatatttttatctattttagagctgaaaataaaaacttaatgaaaatattAAGAGCCGTATAAAAATGAACTAAGTCagctacaaaacaaaaagatgtcAATTTGAGAGACCATGTTTATATTTACAAGctttaatccccccccccccgtgataAAGCAGTTTGTCTTTATCACTGTATCCGTATCATTTTTACTTTCTCAGGCTATGAAACCAAAGATTCTGTTCTGCAGAAAGTTTGAGACACCGACACATGTAAGAGCTACAATTCTAGTAAGAGAGAAGTGTTTTTTCTGTAAACAGAGGATGGATTTATTCTGTAAACAAGACTCAAGCTACAACTTAGTCCGACACCAAATATTATGTCATACTGAAAGTAACCAGGGTCCACGTGCAACAATGAAATTGAAGAGGGACTAGTGGTCTAGCAGTTAGGTCACGCTGCATGTACgcaggctatagtcttccaagtgggcgACCCGGGTTAAAGTCCCGCGTGACATGTCAAATCGGAAAATTCATCTGTCTATGTTTGGGTTTGTGCTAGATGTTATCATTCCCCGTCATGTATACTACAAGAGTGTCTCCAAGCATTCATGTGTTATTTCATACCTATGAGTGCAGTGGTGAATCTGTTCATGGAAAGAGGTTCTAGGTAGACAGGTCCTTCATGGCCAGACTCCAGTTCACTGCGGACATAATCCCTGGAAAAAGAGAAGTCAAAAGGCTCCGTTAACAGGTCTGATCATGAATGAATACATACCACTAACCTTTAACTCATCAGAACATGTTATACTGTACAGTGAATGTCTATAGCACCCTTGCAAACTAGCAATGTTTACAAATCAGGCTTTAATACAGCCGACAGAATGTGACCCTTACTGGAAGGACAACCCCAGTTATGGTGAaagttttgtaaaatgtaaatacaaacagaatgtgatgattcgCAAAACAGGGAACCCCTAATTTAATTTCAAATAGCATAAAGACAACATCAAATGTTAAAACTGAGAAATTGTATTCCATTTAGAAAATGACATGCCCATTTTGAATTTAATGCCAACAACAAATTTCAACTCTGGAAATCTGTGTGTACCTTGAAACTTGGTGACCAGCGTACAGCAACAAAGCCGTCAGGACGTACAGGTAGAGCTTAACCAGGTGTTGACGAGGCAGAGTCAGGAGCACCAAGCTCAGAATGTAACCTGCAAAGAATTCACCcaggcaaacacaaaaacacacacacacacagatcccaTAGATGACCATTAAAAATCATCACAGCATCAAGTATAGACAAGTGATAAGATATACACTactaaaaaacatctttatttcatttgtgtTGACCACAAACTGATTTCAGTCACATACTGTAAACCATCTTCTTACTGTGCGCtcgtgtgactgtgtgtgtgtgtgtgtgtgtgtcacatatTCCTTATGTTGTAGCGTGGAGCTACTTTTGACAGTCAATCAAACAGTCATTGCTGACAGTAGGTTTACTGAGGAACAGGCTACTACTACCTCAAACAAAGTCTAAAAATACACTCTTCGGGTTCAGTGCATAGCAACAGTTAGTTTAGTTGAAGGGCCTTTCTCTCAGTTTATTCAGTCTGTCCACTCATCAGCACATACCAAGCCTTTGAGTTCATTAACCGACTGTAGCCAAGTCtgacagcacacactcacaaacacagacgtataaaaaaaaaaaaaacacacacagggtaaATCTACATTCTCAGAGCAGCAAAATGGAACATCAATGAAagagcaactcaggaagatttccagGGCAGATtgtcctggtgtgtgtgtgtgtgtgtgtgtgtgtgtgtgtgtgtgtgtgtgtgtgtgtgtgtgtgtgtgtgtgtgtgtgtgtgttagagataGTCATTATAACCCTGTATTCTATTTGCGGTAATGGTATTATACATACGAATGCATGTTGATATACTACCATCGCCTTCCCCCCCTCACACAAGCCTGCAACGCCATACTCTCATTTCTGAGCATGAGACCAGAGAAAGATGCTTTAATGCGTCAATCTACGTTCACTTGTAGCTTTTTCACTGAATCAGTGTAGTTACCAAGCTTTAATAAAGGTATGGCAAAAATCCTTGTTGCAGAACGTAATACCAGTGTCACTATTGATACCAGTTTACCCCCCCACcaccagtgtgtttgtgtgtgtgtgataccaTACTGACCTACGTAGTGCAGGTAGAGAGCCAGGTATTTGTACTGAAACAGGGGGTTGTTTGAGAGGCTGGAGCGCTGGATCTTCTGGAAGAAGGAGCTGACGTCCCAGCGGTACAGGACATCCAGCAGCATGATGCTGGGAACTCGCAGACCCACATTTAGGACCGCCTCGACACGGTCCTTCACTGCCATGGCCTCAGCTTAGCCTCTGATGAGCAGGCAGAACTGACCACTAAGACGGGATGTTAACACTGCAGAAAAGGAGAGACAATGCACAAAATGAAGATCATGATTTATTCGGTATGCAGTTGAGATATGCAGCagttataaaaaaagatgagaacAACAAATGAGGGAAAAAGGCAACTCTGCATATATTTAAACTGCCCAGCAACAGCCACTATGTTCCTGCATTCAGCAGATGTGTGGTGTTTAAATTCTCATTCTAATGATGACAAGTGTGGTGCGTAACATCTATCTTATAAGCTGTTTTATAGTCGAGGCTAAGGCTTTAAATAttgaatggggggggggggggatcgtAGCGTCCGGACCCAGTCAAAAGAAACGATCCAGTGCGAGCCGCATGTGTAaatggatgagaggggagatgactactagaagtcagagacgtcgtatttaagtttatgttctccttgttcaacagtcgtttgatgtattgatatttttaacatacattcagggaggatttgatttgcaatttgaatcgtcctttttttcttttggcgaTGGTGATTTTTCCTTTGGTGCTGGGTAATACCTCTTTGGGGGGGGCGGCGCCAAAGAATTCTCTATGCAGGAAGAACCCTGAATGTACTGGCTGCATAACTGGGTTAAAAAATTATGAGCAGAAATGATAATACAGCTTCAGAATCATTAGCATAGCTGTGATGGCGCTCGTAGGGCCACCAGCACCAGACAAGTAAACCAGAAAAAGAACAGCCTGTAATTCAGCCATTAAACTGCTCTTACCAAAAACCTGTTAACAGTCCTTTGCACCAACTTCTGTAACTCTACCTGCTGTTCCTCCATGCTTTTCTTTCTCTAGTAGACTCATCAGTGTGACCAAACAGacagccagtcagtcagtcagtcagacagtgaaTGTGAGAGCTTGGTTCACATTAAATCTAAGGGATCCCATTACCTAAATTCTTTATCTGCACTACTagacactgtttttatttcattgtactGACCTGAATGTTTTATGAATACTGCAGTGTGTACTAGGGCAACAGATTCTTGATTATTGGAGTAATCAATCGATTCTTCTGGCTATTAATTGAGTAATCGGATAGGAAACTTTGCATGGTTGgccatttttttcatgaaatctCTTGCTTTAGTTAAGAGCAATAGTAATacacagaagagaaaatatgaCATGTTTCTGAAATAAACAATTACCTTTTTTATTAtcccattttttaaacatgttttcttgtctttctcctttttttttcccctttatctCAACTTTTACTGTAGTTTTGCCTTTACTGCTCTAATGATACAAATCCCCCTATTGTGGGACTTAAAGAGGATAATCTTATCTTGTCTTATTACTAAGCGGCCTATATTAATTACCATACTTAAAGTGCATTAGACTGTTTAATGTAAATTATTTACCATGTTGAAGGGATGCCCAACACCTGCTGGAGACTCCTACTTACTGCAATCAAATTAAAATAGCACGAGCAGGGAACTAATTTGAACTTCAACTAAACAATTAATATTTGTATCCGTTACTTTTGGTAAATAATGACATttgttaaaatataaaacaaatgatGAGCCTTTTTTGTGTATGTACACAAACTTCTTGCCACCCCATAGAAGTAGGTGCTGAACCACCCCGGTCAAAAAAATCTGGATTCGCTTCCGTTTGTTGAACTTGTGCGCAAGCACTTCCTACTTTGGCCAACAGCAGGGGGGACAGGGGGCTCTGTTAATGGACAGAGGGGGCTACCACAGGGGGGACAGGGAGGGACTCTTTTATCAGTCAGGTAGAAGTCAGAAAACTTCTCAAGGATTACAATCTTTCCTTCATCGATCTCAACCTCAGTGACTGACACTGGCTCTGCTGAGAGAGCCACGTCCGATTTCATGCTATAGCTGCAAAAACATTTCCCGAGGGCCGAGACTGATAAGAGTCGAAAACACAGAAAGGCAGATACTAGTGCATGAAGGTCCAGCATACTGTGGTCACCCATATATTGtttaaaaagcacaacaaacTCTCTCTGTTGTGACATGCTCATAAACAGACCGTGCAGTGGgccgctgtctctctctcgttgagagttagttttttttatataagagCAGCATGCTTTACATCACATGAGTGCGCATGTCAATTCAAATATTAAAAGTCAGCGGGGAAACAAAAGCAGTCTCTGTATCAtaaatgtttcagagaaatAGAATATGGTATAGGAAAAGGAAACAGTTGTAAATTCTTCAGCTAAGAGGCTCAGCCAAAATGTATACCATAGCACTGCTTCTGAGACAAACCATAAAGGAGATGTGTCAGTCGTAAAGACGTGTCAGACGAAAAACAGGCCCTAGTAACACACGGGCAAAGCAGAGACATTCATCaggacagagaaacacagacactctcGCTCTGCTGAAATCAGACATGAGCACATAAATAAGCCTAAGTACATTCCATATAAGTATTTCATGCCTTTGGATAGTGCGCTGTACagtagtctgaatttaaattaaagattttCTTGGAATGATCTGATATTGATTCATAAAATCCACAAATCGATCTATTAATAGGATAGATTCCCTTTCCTCCCTATCCCTCCCTATCCATTCAAATCAGTTCTTTCGTATTTCTGTGCTGTGAGCAGGCTGCAACATCTGTTTCAGGCTGCACTGGCTTCTCATCGGCCTTAACATTCATAAACCTGAAACAAATGTCTGAGGATCACTGCTTGCAGATGCTGCTACTTCACTCTGTGGACGGTGACTGAGTCATCTTTTAAAAACGTAATGACCATTAAGTTAGTTCACAGGACAGTTTTCCAGCTAGCTTACTTGCTGAGTTATGCGATTGTATGAtacattagaaataaataaaaaacaactccCCACAGGCACAACTCACGGCAGTAAAGACGGACCAACAGGTTTCCATTGAGAAGCTAAAGTTAGCTTGTTAGTAGCAGggatgtttcagtttttttttcggACAGCTGATTGGCGCTAACACACATCATGAGCATCATGCAATGAAACTACATGGACATATAACACTTTAGACATATGAAAGTTATTTATGATGTCACAGTATTAATGTATTCCTACGGATGACCAGAAGAAAATACACTAAATTGAAGACCATTCAAACCAAATTCAAGACTTTAAGGCCTTAATTTGACAATTTCAAATGTAAAGACTTTTAAGACTCCACTGGTACCCAGTTTAAATTCTGTTCACAACATTTATCAAGTTTTTTCTAAAAGTGGTGTAATGGTGAAAGGTAAAGTAATGTGAGAAAAACTACtttcagcaaaaaaacaatgtatgAAACAATTAAGACAGTTTTGGAAGTTGGTAAGGGCGGggcaaataaaaatcattttactTTTGACACTGGAGTTCTGTTGCCACATGAAACCAAAAGGCCATGTTGACATATGTTCTGTCACAATTCAAAAACTCATTTAATAAGTGTTCATAAGTGCATTATGTAACCCACGTGTTGTTTAGATAGCGTAAAAAGCACACCCAAACCAAACCCGGGTAGTTTGAGCCTAAACCTATTCACATTATGACCATTCACAATGATAACATGTTGGTCCAGTGCCGATGTGTACCAGTATGAGGACTAGTTTCCTGCCAAAAGTAATGACACTGAAAAACTGCAGTGATTCGTGCTAAGGAGGtggaaaaaatgacatacacaGTTTTACCGGGAAATACAATTAGGTCTTGTTTAAACTACACATGAAAAGGGAATGCAGGGGGTCTTCCCTGTTCAGATAAAACCATTACTATCAGATATCAAGTTATCTAGTTTTAGATTTTGAGGTTCAAGGTTTTGCTGTAACCAGTGTTGTGCCGCTTGCTCTGGGTTTTGTGTGCTTGTGCAGGGTGGATCAGTCAATAAAGTCAAACCCTACTACCAATACAACTTAGTTTGTTTGTATACCGAGCTCCTCCCTTCATTAACTTGTGCCTGCCAGGGCATCATTAAGTGATGCAAGAAACACAATCCTGGGAAAATAGCTTGTGTGGAAAAGAATGAAACTGTAAAGATTCCAAAGCAATACCATAGAGATGTTACAGTTCCAAAGAAGAGATTCAAGTGTACAGTTCAGTTCATCATGGAAAAGCTTTATAGCACAagaacagctaaaaaaaaataggcatACTTGCATAATCTGCATATTTTAAACATGGCTCCTCAGTTTTTCCACACTATTCTATTTACCTCCCAAATCATTCATTCAGATATTTATAATGGTTTACAGCACTGACTAACAGTATACACACATGGTTTACCACTAGGGGTGCGTTGTTTATATTTCATCTTTCACAGATTGTGCAACATTCTGCTTTAGTTTAGAACCCAATGTTAAATAAAGCAAGACTAATATCCAAGAATTGTACAatgtctgacaaaaaaaagcaaagacgTCAAATAAATTTCAGTTATTTGAAAGACATTCATCCTCAAAAGCTTTCATCATCAGGGAGATGCTGACTTGATCATATGGATACAAAAATCTTGGAAAAACCATTGTTGATATAAAACTGTCATGCTCAATGATTTGTAAGATTGCAGTACTGCAAAGGCCTTTCACAATCAGAGCAGCGGGGGACACATACAGGGTATGTATAGCTCCTGCAGGAAACATTGAAGTTATTTCTTGGTGTGTAATGTCACAATGTGGACAGGGCTGCTTAGGTTCTAAGCTACCATCTGATTAATTGGTGCCAATtaagaggtggggaaaaaagtttttcttttctttctagAACTAATTAAATCGAACTTAATGTAAGGCAAACATTTGTAATCATATCATCTCAATATCACATGATACAAGTGATAAAATAACTCTTGAAAGTTTACTCCATAGAAATCCGAGTAAACtgttattattttcttctcagGTGTTTTCAAAAAATGATTAGCTGGGTATATGtagcttggggggggggggggggggtcgttaGATGAAAGACGTAAATGAAAATCGAGTCTCAGTAGTTCATCACGTGTTTTTCTTCAGAAGGATGATCGTGAAACCTCAAACTTACCACGTggaaattaaacacacaaagtctCACATTACTTTATATTGCAAGAGACTATTTCAAAGTTATGGTGAGTTTCCATTTATTAATAATCCCTGCAGCCGGGGACAGGACCCTGATATCTTACATAACAGTAGATTCACCGCGACAACGACTGGCCACACAGAAGAGAGATCACTTCGCAGAATCCTATCTTATATAACGCGTCCGTCTACCGCTGTATTTTGATCTGACGTAAACCATTGACAGAGAGCCACAGGGTAGTTTTAAACAATTACTTCCTCAACTGACACACCGGCCCCACCAACAGTATGGATGAGTGAGTGCTGCATTTATTGTGGTACGCAATGAGCTCTGGTAACCCCTCCGTCTCCCAGCTACgccgctaaaaaaaaaactgcaacacTTCGCTAACTAGACTGGTTAATACGTTGCAGCTCGAAATATTACAGTCAACCCACATGAaccacttttgttttgttgacgTGAAACGTTTGCTGACTTGGTGATGTAGCTGTAGCAGCGTACGTGCCGTGTAGCGGTGAAGAGCTGCATCAGGCACAGAGCCAACAATTCGTGCTAACGTAGTCAGCTACGTTAGCATCTACTGTCAACAACCCGGCTACCTTAAACACAACAGGGAATAAAATGACAGCGTTTGCTTGTTTCAGAAGCTTGTTTTAGACAACAAAGTCCAAACACACGCACATAAAGGCAGTCAGCGTTATCTTTTACAATCTGCAGATTAATAtaaactgccccccccccccctgaccACAAACTCCCAACTGTAATGCTAGCCTAGCTTAGACATTCTGAACTCGCTATGGCGCCGATACCGAAGAAATAAGAGAACTTACGGTCGAAAGACGAGGATCGCACTATGTACAATGGTTTCGGGATGCTTTTCAGGTCGGATATCGACCATTTTAACTCGGCACCACCCGAGTTAACGGTCCTCGCGGTGGAAGCGCCTCGCACTCAAAGGATGCGGCCGATCCGTTCATCTCAGCCAGCAGCCATTACCCCCGAGTACCGAGGAAGATGTATTGCGCATGCGCAGTCGTCCGTCCCATTAAATCTCTTTGCTTACATGCTTTTTACTTAAGAGGCTATCATTTTACTAAAATACTTTAACTAATGCTGCAGTGTTGCTTAATATTCTTCAACGTTTACTGTAAAGGGGAATTAAGCTGAAACTGGAGATCCAGTAAGTTTGCTAGcccatacattaaaaaaaaaaaatgataatggTTAGGCTTGTGGTGCTTGCTAGATAGGACTATATTTAGGTTAAGGAAATTTGTGATAGCTATGCTAAGTAAGAAAAGCGAATCAAGTTTCATTATAAAGTACTTTTCACAGGCACATGTCACAACATACAGATAATTAATATAATCTCAATAATACAATTACCATAATAAAATAATAgcaataagataagatatactttattcatcccagcagggaaatttaggtgttccagcagccagcatacatacaaacacacaacacatatatacatacatatcccacccatacaaaaaaaacatgagcccacaatacagtttgatatatgatatatgcaactcaggctaaagtttaaatgtttaataacaacaacagcaactaTAAAGAAAAAGGTAAGACAGTCACAAAAGCCTACAGTTCACATGTACATGTACAGCAAAGTATGCAGTGCATTAAGTTAGAAAGTCCAACCAAAAATAcgtttttagtgtttttgatAAACAGGAGGATAATTATTGAGCTGTcgataaataaaacacattgttgATTTAAGTGACCTAAGGGTGTAAATTTAATTTCCTTTCCT contains the following coding sequences:
- the LOC109985257 gene encoding RING finger protein 145, whose protein sequence is MAVKDRVEAVLNVGLRVPSIMLLDVLYRWDVSSFFQKIQRSSLSNNPLFQYKYLALYLHYVGYILSLVLLTLPRQHLVKLYLYVLTALLLYAGHQVSRDYVRSELESGHEGPVYLEPLSMNRFTTALIGQLVVCTLCSCVMQTKRIWLFSAHLLPLVARLCLVPLETIVFINKFSMIFTGLEVIYFLASNLLVPYNLAKTAYRELAQVVEVYGLLALGMSLWNQLVLPVLFMCFWLLLFALQIYSYFSTRDQPTSRERLLFLFLTSIAECCSTPYSLLGLVFTVSFIALGVLTLCKFYLQGYRAFMNDNTMHRGMTEGITLLILAVQTGLIELQVIHRAFLLSIILFIVVASILQSMLEIADPIVLALGASRDKSLWKHFRAVSLCLFLLIFPAYMAYMICQFFHMDFWLLIIISSSILTSLQVLGTLLIYVLFMVEEFRKAPVENMDEVIYCVNGTYRLLEFLVAVCVVCYGVSETVFGEWSVMGSTIILVHSYYNVWLRAQLGWQSFLLRRDAVNKIKSLPTASNTQLEQYNDICAICYQDMNSAVITPCSHFFHAGCLKKWLYVQETCPLCHSQLKSQSPTTTVPNQDTPAANQSPAGQEETKKEQNGGASTDNGKEEKEGDNGPAMSDRETSSSSSSSGDTTAPPHTLDTPATPSCSSSSPLPPLVTESESPADDPSPSSSFSSSSDTLGMHPSVCLHSSSHSSIQEDATLAEPDPAPQLQRGFLLDSKELSTVPSSQPEQPSSSFEGQSPLPCSL